A genome region from Triticum aestivum cultivar Chinese Spring chromosome 2B, IWGSC CS RefSeq v2.1, whole genome shotgun sequence includes the following:
- the LOC123046790 gene encoding amino acid permease 6 yields MALADVDVEIGGLPAEHRLRIIGDGSVDDDGKPKRMGTVWTASAHIITAVIGSGVLSLPWSMAQLGWVAGPSTLVVFAGVTYYTSVLLTDCYRSGDAVAGKRNYTYMEAVESYLGSGQVWFCGLCQYVNLVGTAIGYTITASTSAAALYKANCFHKGGHSADCGVYTTMYMVVFGVSQVVFSQLPNLHEMAWLSILAAVMSFSYSTIGVGLSLAQTISGPTGKTTMGGTAIGVDVASSAQKIWLTLQALGNIAFAYSYSMVLIEIQDTVRAPPAENKTMRKANLMGVSTTTAFYMLCGCLGYAAFGNAAPGNMLTGFGFYEPFWLIDFANVCIVVHLVGAYQVYCQPIYAAVESWAAARWPGSDFVVRQYHPFGADRFGVNMFRMVGRTAFVVVSTVLAILLPFFNDILGLLGALGFWPLTVYFPVEMYIRQSKVKRSSWKWVALQSLSFVCFAVTVGVTVASVQGITQSLKNYVPFKTRL; encoded by the coding sequence ATGGCCCTAGCAGACGTCGATGTGGAGATCGGGGGACTGCCGGCGGAGCACCGTCTGCGGATCATCGGCGACGGTTCCGTCGACGACGACGGCAAGCCCAAGAGAATGGGAACGGTATGGACGGCGAGCGCGCACATCATAACGGCGGTGATCGGCTCCGGCGTGCTGTCCCTGCCCTGGTCCATGGCGCAGCTCGGCTGGGTCGCCGGGCCGTCCACGCTCGTTGTCTTCGCCGGCGTCACGTACTACACCTCCGTGCTCCTCACCGACTGCTACCGCAGCGGCGACGCCGTCGCCGGGAAGAGGAACTACACCTACATGGAGGCCGTCGAGTCCTACCTAGGCAGCGGCCAAGTGTGGTTCTGCGGCCTCTGCCAGTACGTCAACCTCGTCGGAACCGCAATCGGGTACACCATCACGGCGTCGACCAGCGCCGCCGCTCTGTACAAGGCCAACTGCTTCCACAAGGGCGGCCACTCTGCCGACTGCGGCGTGTACACCACCATGTACATGGTCGTGTTCGGGGTCTCCCAGGTCGTCTTCTCCCAGCTCCCCAACCTCCATGAGATGGCGTGGCTGTCCATCCTGGCCGCGGTCATGTCCTTCTCCTACTCCACGATCGGCGTTGGCCTCTCCTTGGCGCAGACCATATCAGGCCCTACGGGCAAGACGACCATGGGTGGCACTGCCATTGGGGTAGACGTTGCAAGTTCGGCCCAGAAGATATGGCTGACACTGCAGGCGCTCGGCAACATCGCGTTCGCCTACTCGTACTCCATGGTCCTTATAGAAATCCAGGACACGGTGAGGGCGCCTCCGGCCGAGAACAAGACGATGAGGAAGGCGAACCTCATGGGGGTCTCCACCACCACGGCCTTCTACATGCTCTGCGGCTGCCTCGGCTACGCCGCCTTCGGCAACGCCGCGCCCGGGAACATGCTCACCGGCTTCGGCTTCTACGAGCCCTTCTGGCTCATCGACTTCGCCAACGTCTGCATCGTCGTGCACCTCGTCGGCGCCTATCAGGTCTACTGCCAGCCCATCTACGCCGCCGTGGAGAGCTGGGCCGCGGCGCGGTGGCCGGGCTCGGACTTCGTCGTCCGCCAGTACCATCCCTTCGGCGCCGACAGGTTCGGCGTCAACATGTTCAGGATGGTGGGGAGGACGGCGTTCGTCGTGGTCAGCACGGTGCTCGCCATCTTGCTGCCCTTCTTCAACGACATCCTTGGGCTCCTCGGCGCGCTCGGGTTCTGGCCGCTCACCGTCTACTTCCCTGTCGAGATGTACATCCGGCAGAGCAAAGTGAAGAGGTCCTCGTGGAAGTGGGTGGCGCTACAGAGCCTGAGTTTCGTGTGCTTCGCGGTGACGGTGGGCGTGACCGTGGCGTCCGTGCAGGGAATCACCCAATCGCTCAAAAACTATGTGCCGTTCAAGACCAGGTTGTGA